Proteins co-encoded in one Arachis hypogaea cultivar Tifrunner chromosome 11, arahy.Tifrunner.gnm2.J5K5, whole genome shotgun sequence genomic window:
- the LOC112720586 gene encoding probable xyloglucan endotransglucosylase/hydrolase protein 6 — MATFYPLIRNGGGSLFLILLSCVFLVSSLLCVLGRPATFEQDFRATWSESHIRHIDQGRTIQLMLDQSSGCGFASKVKYMFGRVSMKIKLVPGDSAGTVTAFYMNSDTDSVRDELDFEFLGNRSGQPYTVQTNVYAHGKGNREQRVNLWFDPSADFHTYTILWNHKHIVFSVDDFPIRVYKNNEAKGVPYPKMQAMGVYSTLWEADNWATRGGLEKIDWSKAPFNAYYKDFDIEGCSVPGPASCSSNPSNWWEGAAYQELSAIQARRYRWVRINHVVYDYCQDKSRFPVTPPECLAGI; from the exons ATGGCCACCTTTTATCCTCTCATTAGAAATGGTGGTGGTTCATTATTTCTAATACTGCTATCATGTGTTTTCCTAGTATCTTCTTTATTATGTGTTTTGGGACGACCAGCCACTTTTGAGCAAGACTTTAGAGCCACGTGGTCTGAGTCTCATATCAGGCATATTGATCAAGGCAGAACAATCCAACTCATGCTCGACCAAAGCTCCG GATGTGGGTTTGCTTCCAAGGTGAAGTACATGTTTGGGCGTGTTAGCATGAAGATCAAACTCGTCCCTGGAGACTCTGCTGGCACCGTCACCGCATTTTAC ATGAATTCTGATACAGATTCTGTTCGTGATGAGCTGGACTTCGAGTTCTTGGGGAACAGGAGTGGACAGCCATACACGGTTCAAACAAACGTATATGCTCATGGAAAGGGTAATAGAGAGCAAAGGGTCAACCTCTGGTTTGATCCTTCTGCTGATTTCCATACCTACACTATTCTCTGGAACCATAAACATATTGT ATTTTCCGTGGACGATTTCCCCATCAGAGTATACAAGAACAACGAAGCGAAAGGGGTGCCATACCCAAAGATGCAAGCCATGGGAGTGTACTCAACACTATGGGAAGCAGATAACTGGGCAACAAGAGGTGGGTTAGAGAAAATCGATTGGAGCAAAGCACCCTTCAATGCTTACTATAAAGACTTCGACATTGAAGGGTGTTCAGTTCCGGGTCCGGCAAGCTGCTCCTCCAACCCGAGTAACTGGTGGGAAGGGGCAGCCTACCAAGAACTTAGTGCTATTCAAGCAAGGAGGTACAGATGGGTTCGAATTAACCACGTTGTCTATGACTATTGTCAAGATAAGTCAAGGTTCCCAGTCACCCCACCTGAGTGTCTTGCTGGCATTTGA